Genomic DNA from Magnolia sinica isolate HGM2019 chromosome 4, MsV1, whole genome shotgun sequence:
AATTGTTGCCAAAACTGCCTTGTCAGTCTCATCTAATGTTCTGGTACTTGTGTCTCAATTCTGCTCTTAACTCATCTAATGTTCTGGTACTTGTGTCAACTGAATGTAATTTCCATCATGATTTCTTGAACGTTGGCCTTGGAACAACTGTCTTTTTTTATTGAATATTGGTTGTGGAACAACTGTCTTTTTTATTGAATATTGGTCGTAGAACAACTGTCATTGTCTAATAAATTAGCACAGATTTGTAAGTTAAAAAGGTTTATAAAATACCAATTGAACATTGGCCTATTTATCCTGTTTTCAGATGGTTCCTTTTTGTTCAATATTATCTCTTGGGCTTGGAATTATAATAAAGAAATTCAGTTGTGCATTCTTCCTCTACTTAACCCGAGTTAGATTTGTGCAAGACTTTGTTCTTTTTCGATATGGTAGCTATAGTTGGTGCAATAAATGACCTGATGAGATACTTGCGCAAATGCTTCCTGTGCTCCATTGAATTACCAAAATTGGGAGATGCCATAAATGAGCAAAGGGTTGCTCTGCATTCTTCTCTAGAGAAgtgttatgtattttttttataaatgtggGTTCTATATGGGTTGTAGGAATTCGGATGCCAAGAAGACATGATGTTCTGTGGTGTGTTTGATGGCCATGGCCCTTGGGGACACTGTGTAGCAAAAAGGGTCAGAGAATCGCTGCCATCATCTCTGCTTTGCAATTGGCAGGAGACTCTTGCTATGAGCTCAATTACATCAGAATTCCTTTTGGAATCTGATAAAATGCTTAATCGATTTGACATTTGGAAGGAATCTTATTTGAGAACTTATTGAAATGAGTGATTCACTTGGGCAAATGAATCATAACCTTGAAGGTTTGAAGAGTGATCTGAATGAAGTTACTAAGGGAAGGGATTGCCTTGATTCTGAGGTACTTGTCTTGAAAGAGCAGCTAGAAATGGCACAAGCTGTTGCTGAAGAAAATGAAGCAATTGCTATAGAAGCTCGACAGGTGCTTGCTAATTCTTGTTATCATTACCTTATTTCTGATTTTTTCCCCTACTTGTGTCATGTTTGATTCTCAATGTTTTCCCTTTCGATCTCAGATGGCTGAGGCAAGGAAGAACTATGCTGAAGAGGAGGAGGTGAAGCTGTTAGAGAAGTCTGTGGAAGAGCTAGAATATACTATAAATGTATTGGAAAACAAAGTCAGCTCATCAATGGTTACTGGGATATATTCAAAACGTTTCCTGCATTAGCTTTAATTCACTTAAAAGTTTTCTTAAGTAGCTtttactttccatttcttttaggGGGAGCTTGTCAAAGGAGAGGCTGAAAGACAACGGTTGCAGAGAGAGGAGAGCTAGAAGGGGACCCtactgaaacagttcatgtggaaggctatgtggcagttcatgtgcatttgtatcttgttttgaaaactttaaatagaccattaattattttgttgatattgtgttgattgttgtcttgatgaatgttaaatgggtgaaatatgcacaggttcaatcatttgttgattatgatattgttagctttggTTGATAGAGAAGTGAAGTCAAAAAtcgaatttagcctcggttgatgccaacaaaggctaaatctatctgtagtctcagttttgcctcaattacctaaactgagactacaactcacgtggctaaaggctttagcttcggttgttgagaaccaaggttaaaaatagatttagcttcaattggaggcaatcgaggctaaaatttggatttagtctcaattggaaacaatggaggctaaaattttgatttagcctcatttcaagagaactgaagctaaaaaggtcttTTAGCCTCAACCGAGGctgtaaaagtcattttagcctgttTGAAACCAGAACGGAGACTCTTTTCTGCATTCAGTTTGCGTTTAAGATGGAAGCTGtctctgtttcttcttcccaAAGCAAGTACGCGACCCAAGTAGGGTCATTCTCATCAGATCTCAGCCCTCAATATGGGGATAATCTTCACCATCTAGTAATTCCATATGAATCACAATACATCCAAATCCAGCATCTGCGTGCAATTTCTTAACATGTGGACTGATTCAAACGAAAACTTAGAAGATGGATTAGAAAgctcatctaaaccgttcaaaacAAAGGTCCAACGTgtgggaggttttttttttttttttgaaaaaaaataaaataaaataaaaaattcaaaccgGATTATAGGAAGGACATGGATTCAAGAAAGATGCTGGTTTATCGGGTTTCTTGCGATCGGTTGTGGAAAACCATCCGCAGCACAATTCCGTGGAACCCACTACCAAAAGCACCTAGATCTCTGATTTCTTGGTACCAAAAGCTTTCATACACCCATCAGAGGCGTCTAGAAGTTTCACAGTGAAAAGATAACTAATGGTGGGAAATCTACCATTAAAGTGTGTTTTGTCTCCTACAATTCGACGCCAACCGTGCGATCTTATCAACATACAATTTAAATATCAAAGACGACTAATGGGTGGAACTCACAGACATTAATAAACTTATAGAATTTCATCAGGAACCGTTGGGAGAAAACCCACCAAAACAAGTCTGGAATCACATTCAAAAAACAGCCGTGCGCAACCCTTTCTGCACGCTGAATAACACAAGCCGAGTCCCTCTTTACATGCCTAGATAATACTTGAAACCTATAAAATCCCTCCTCCCTTGTGTGAGAAAGGAGAGCAACAAAAAGCCTATTTGAagggtaggaaaaaaaaaagaaaaaagaagaagaatatagaGAGAGATTGAGCGTGGTCGAACAGCAACTCGATGAGTCGCCAATCCGGGTCTAGATCTGGGTTAGGTTTCCCCAACGACAATGGTGAGTTGTTGTTTCAAGTTTCTTTATTAAAATCATTAGATAAGATTAAGTTTTTATTTGATATTTAGATTTTTAAACAATTATATGTAGGTTGTTTAGAATCGAGTCATACCAAGTCGACTCAGCAAGTGAATTGTGCTAAAGTTTGAGTTTGGTTGGCTAAGGTTAATTGCTAATCAGGGTAATTCTCTCATCTATTAAAAACCCTATATTAAATTCATATCTAAAGTGTTAACTTGGTaagcctaatcttaaacctagaTCTGAGGCCAAATCCTAGCCTTTGATCTTAAGCATATGAGCCATTTAATGTGGCGATCTAACCATAAGAATTGTTTTAAATCATGTTAGAATTCAATTCTATGGTGTACATACAAAACTCTAACAATACTTGAGAGTGATTCCACGTTAACTGTGAGGAATTCCTTTAAGCTTAACTAATTTATATTGATTTATATATTACTTCTCTTATTTTGCCTAGTAGGATTTTTACTATAATTTCTATGAAAGTAAGAGATAGATTACTGTGAATTTTTTATCGATACGATAATTATGTTTAAGATATAATTTCGATCATACCaattcatttatttctttgttGATGCATATGATGTATCGAAGGTCTCACAACTAATGACTTATAGgtatttatcgtggacgtaatgcaccCCGGGTAGTGACCTTCTTAGTCGATGCATAAATCATTGGCTTTGGTTAGTGGTACATACATGGATGTAAGTAATCCATGGTTGTGTGCTACATCACCTTAATGAAATTGGATGTCGCAATTAGTCTCTCATGAACAAACCGTGTTATATGATTCTTTCAATCGATGTGTTGTATTGCCTCGAGGTATTACGTAAATCCACAATAGTGTCGGACATGTCGATAAATCTTCGTAGTTACGAGATGCATAGCGAGttagattttttttatgaattaaaTTCTACAACGTGGTTGTCACAATATTTAATGAGCCGCACACGCTATGccatgcatgcattcatgtaaATTTGATTCGTATATTCACACCCCACATAATGATGGAATACGAAGTGAATTGGAACCTTTATATTGTTCTTATGATGAAGTACTTGAATTATAGTTAATTTTAAAGgacaaccatcactatgagtagggcgttgatcCTCTCTAACCATACAAATGATACAGATGACGTATAGATTGAAGATATGGGTGATGACCTCCCTACTGAGGATTATTTTGAGCAATGAAGGATAATAACATTGATGTTtaaattttagtttagttttaaAGACGTTTCATACAACAGATATGAACTTTTGTAATGAACTCCCACCTAGGAAAACATTTCACGTTCAGTTGAATTTTTACATTTAAATGGAATAAGATTTAATGTGTGGTTGGTTTATTCTTGTGATTACTTTTATGAATGAAAATGTATGTGATGAATGCAAGGTACGAGGGGTTATATAACatcctgaacttttcaatacctgagtattgaaagttcttgagtgttaccataaaatttaacttactACGTACATGTGAATGATACCAATCTAACCAttataaccttacatctattctccaacacaaaCCCGATCGTTGGGAAtaaatctccattcatagatcaagcaatcCAACCGTTAGTTTTAAAGATAGACCACTACATCATCAAGAAACTCAAATTTTAGGATTCCAAGTACCTTGATAGAACAACCGCGTTAATCAAACCATTCATTGTCAACATCAAACCTCAAATCATTGAATCCACCGTTTATTAGGCCGCGCCACTCTATGTTGAAACCCATTATGTAACCAGATAATCCATCCATCAAATTATAATAACAACCAATAGATGTATTTTAGGATTGACTAAGAACCTTTAGGAAACGTGAAGGTCAAATTTGAAAATAACACAACCATTGGATTAATGAGGTTATGCAAATAAGAACCGAATCAGTGGACCCACCGCTCACAAGGTCTAGGACACCCAATGTGTAAATCTTTCAACTAATTGACTCAATTAGGCCATCACACCACTAAAACCACCGTTGGTTCCCACTTCAATAGGCCCTTGGACTATTTAGACATCTGACGCTCAGATTTAGAATTGATCAGACTGTTGAATTGACGGTGATCAATAATGGAACTCAAGTTGATtgagtgtgacccacctgagttttagacctGCCTGATCTTTGGCCAAGGACTAAAATTGGACCCAAGGAACCTAATGGTTAGAATAGATTTTCCTACGgatgtttattggccatctaacctgttaactATCTAAGAAGGGTCCGGATGAATGAgatacataaatatcagcttgttcacgAATGAGGGTCCACTGTAACGCTTATATACAATCCCAACTGTCGAAGGTATGGCCCCTAGCAGGAgactccatgatgtatatgaaagaaccacaccatccattcacccTAACAGCTTATTCTAGTATAAGTCTAAAAATCAGATTAATACAAGACTCAAGTGTGCCGTACCAGGTGGAATAAtggtgtctaccattgaaacccttttctggacATGTTGTGATGTTTGTTTTACACGTAGCCCAACCTTTTCTGGAGTCATTGGGTCCACAATGATCCGGCCAacagaatggatggactggatctctcaagtgggcccacctcgatcaaaaaaaaaataaaaaaaaatttaaataatggAGCAAAGGGACGCCGGCGTCCAGAGGCGGATTTCCTCACTGGGCACGAGCAGGGGTCCCACTGGCGAGACCCACCACgctgtatctgtttcatccacgccatccatccatctgatcCGCTCATTTCAGACCATAAGCGTCCGAGGGGAATCCGGCTCTCAGGTGGGTCACGCCACATAGAAACAGTATGAATTAAGcacttacggttgaaaacttcccgTGGGCCACCTTGAAGATAACatgtatatctgggccattcatccatttcctcagatcattttaagccatgagcaaAAGAATGAAGCATATGCAtgccttaggtgggccataccacaagagaCAGTGGAGATTGATCCCTACCGTCGACAGCCTTCCTAAGGCCACAGTAATGCTTTGAAAAAAAGGAgaaagttatatatataaaaatgttAAGGTAGCGCCCAGGAGCAATAGCTACTGGacgccactatgatgtatgtaattaTACACACCgttaatctggtgggtcccatctgggaccaccatgatgtatgggttttaccgacaccatccatcccatggtcacatcaggtgggcccataaaccaagttgggccgcaccattaaTCGTGATAGATCCACACCAGTAGAAATGCAACCATTTAAACCTCCTGGAACTTGCTATAATGttcatttccatccaacctgatgtGGATTGCTCTCCAGCCAACCTGATATGTGAGAAGTCCATCGTGGCCATTCATTATGCTAGCTTATTCAGTCATGACCCTAAAGATGCAACATATCCAAATTTAAGGGTCCACTCCACTCTTGAGCAGTTTAACTGTCCGACCCACTGGGtccccatttgatgaatgtattgtatatctatacaATCCATCTGTTTAGGTCAGTACATGTCTCATCATGATGCTCATTTGCTGTTTAGACTGGACCACCAACGGTATATATGCTGTTTAGACTGGACCACCAACGGTATATAGTTTGATAAGTCAACTAACTGGACCTGATGAGTAGAACCACACT
This window encodes:
- the LOC131242947 gene encoding kinesin-like protein KIN-12D isoform X3, whose protein sequence is MSDSLGQMNHNLEGLKSDLNEVTKGRDCLDSEVLVLKEQLEMAQAVAEENEAIAIEARQMAEARKNYAEEEEVKLLEKSVEELEYTINVLENKGELVKGEAERQRLQREES